The following are from one region of the Deinococcus roseus genome:
- a CDS encoding MerR family transcriptional regulator, which produces MKAKSTDLITMQAFSNLTRLSRKALRLYDSMGLLVPEHVDPQSGYRHYHPDQADTARLIALLRQLDMPLTRIQEVLDVPEHQKSSLVRRYWKGVEQETHTRKRLVEYVSNVLDHKEMPMHEVKTRQIPDQIVATIQRRVFAKDIGEFNGNSLGALFSHLGDQVSGAPFIIFHGAVNEDSDGPVEVCIPFSGQVQPAGDIGIRIEAAHEEAYVTITKEQCIFPEILQAYDAVSSWIKAEGKDCSFSSPREVYFADFMNAGPDDLVCDIAYPIR; this is translated from the coding sequence GTGAAAGCCAAAAGCACAGACCTGATCACCATGCAGGCGTTTTCCAACCTGACCAGGCTGTCCCGCAAGGCCCTGCGCCTGTATGACAGCATGGGTCTGCTGGTTCCGGAGCATGTGGATCCGCAGTCGGGCTACCGACATTACCACCCGGATCAGGCAGACACCGCCCGCCTGATTGCGCTCCTGAGGCAACTGGACATGCCCCTGACCCGCATTCAGGAGGTTCTGGATGTTCCGGAACACCAGAAATCATCGCTGGTGCGCAGGTACTGGAAAGGGGTCGAGCAGGAAACCCACACCCGAAAACGCCTCGTTGAGTATGTGTCCAATGTGCTGGACCACAAGGAGATGCCCATGCATGAAGTGAAAACCCGCCAGATCCCAGATCAGATTGTTGCTACCATCCAGCGCCGCGTTTTTGCAAAAGACATTGGGGAATTCAATGGCAATTCCCTGGGTGCCCTGTTTTCCCATCTGGGAGATCAGGTGTCAGGTGCGCCTTTCATCATCTTCCATGGGGCTGTGAACGAGGATTCGGATGGTCCGGTGGAGGTGTGCATTCCCTTCTCGGGTCAGGTGCAACCTGCTGGAGACATCGGCATCCGCATTGAAGCTGCCCATGAGGAGGCTTACGTCACCATCACCAAAGAGCAGTGCATCTTTCCAGAAATCCTGCAGGCTTATGATGCCGTGTCCAGCTGGATCAAAGCAGAAGGCAAGGATTGTTCTTTCTCCAGTCCCAGAGAGGTGTACTTCGCAGATTTCATGAATGCAGGGCCAGACGATCTGGTGTGTGACATTGCCTATCCCATCCGCTGA
- a CDS encoding polymorphic toxin-type HINT domain-containing protein, with translation MDIPSASPSVPTPMKPSLRRVLGDKKRSDSEPRPKPEDHPDLSDKWVGAGHLKVGDKLKQADGTLDEFKYVNTIQEARTMCKLEVEEAHTFFVGTQGWLVHNQDGPGCFNLELRSYYLLLIYCCTACFSDFPQAVLHSTACLSLSIPVRA, from the coding sequence ATGGACATTCCTTCTGCGTCACCGAGCGTCCCAACGCCGATGAAGCCGTCTTTGAGGCGCGTTTTGGGGGACAAGAAGCGTTCAGACAGTGAACCCAGACCCAAACCCGAGGACCACCCAGACCTGAGTGACAAATGGGTGGGGGCTGGACACCTCAAAGTTGGGGATAAACTCAAGCAGGCCGACGGCACACTCGATGAATTCAAGTATGTCAACACCATCCAGGAAGCCAGAACCATGTGCAAGTTGGAGGTCGAGGAGGCCCACACTTTCTTCGTGGGGACTCAGGGCTGGTTGGTGCATAACCAGGATGGACCAGGTTGTTTCAATCTTGAATTGCGGTCATATTACCTTCTGTTGATTTATTGTTGCACAGCATGTTTTTCTGATTTTCCACAGGCGGTTTTGCATTCAACAGCTTGCCTGAGTCTGTCCATTCCTGTCAGGGCTTGA